Proteins from one Silurus meridionalis isolate SWU-2019-XX chromosome 3, ASM1480568v1, whole genome shotgun sequence genomic window:
- the traf3ip1 gene encoding TRAF3-interacting protein 1 isoform X2 yields the protein MNASVAKKTQETLGKVIKKPPLTEKLLSKPPFRYLHDIVSEVIRTTGFMKGLYGEAEMKSDNVKDKDSKIVFLQKVIDVVMLVSGEPVAAKPARIVAGHEPEKTNELLQAIAKCCLNKLSSDEAVRHVLAGDKVDLKGKASTSRSQGKENREEKISVNTELKDPDLPKDQESRRRSEKERHRDGERTENTRERDRTKDRDRDKDKSRDRDKEKVRDRDRVRDQEKEKTRDRDRGGTKDREREKNGERDSHKNREREKNGERDSHKNREREKNGERDSHKDRERVRDKDRERERDKRRDRNKEHERERERELQKEAEEKKKEKTAKKTRAAEEVNKQKSHPQELDRNHKAEPVETERDDLDELSDASPNQMDGPARIPRPSSAKGQRRRPKSGAPDESDSDGAGDNPPVDKPVHLENGDASNALPPHTTHSSRRIARPSSARPAPPRVRKQESYTDVGPMDRLGSAKPPSAVIMDGKKLSEDEDDEDGQFVVEEAGPLPPDMPELEIGPSIELQGDEKHGGLVRKILETKKDYESSPSAIKSKDQDRTPVLEAARKKEHELVAREIERLRTSVQNVCRSALPLGKIMDYIQEDMDSMQNELQNWKRENKEHAEALMQEQRITDSAVKPLKAELAELEQLIIEQQSKICTIKSNILQNEEKIRKMVSSINVSQT from the exons ATGAACGCGTCAGTGGCCAAAAAGACGCAGGAAACACTGGGCAAAGTGATAAAGAAACCCCCGCTAACTGAGAAACTGCTGAGCAAGCCGCCTTTTCGGTACCTGCACGATATAGTGAGCGAG GTGATTCGCACCACAGGCTTTATGAAGGGCCTCTATGGAGAAGCAGAGATGAAATCAGACAATGTCAAG GATAAGGACTCGAAGATTGTGTTCCTCCAGAAGGTCATAGACGTCGTGATGCTGGTGAGTGGAGAACCCGTGGCTGCTAAGCCTGCACGGATAGTGGCCGGCCACGAACCCGAGAAAACCAACGAGCTGCTCCAGGCCATTGCCAAGTGCTGCCTCAACAAG CTGTCCAGTGATGAGGCTGTAAGGCATGTCCTGGCGGGAGACAAAGTGGACCTAAAAGGGAAAGCCAGCACCTCAAGGTCTCAGGGCAAAGAGAACAGAGAA GAGAAGATCAGTGTGAACACTGAGCTTAAAGATCCAGACCTGCCCAAGGACCAggagagcaggaggaggagtgaAAAAGAACGACACCGAGATGGAGAGAGGACTGAAAATACCCGGGAAAGAGACAGGACAAAGGACAGAGATCGGGATAAAGACAAAAGCCGTGACAGGGATAAAGAAAAAGTCAGAGATCGGGATAGAGTCAGGGAccaagaaaaagagaagaccCGGGACAGAGATAGGGGTGGGACCAAAGACAGAGAACGAGAGAAAAACGGGGAGCGAGATTCACACAAAAATAGAGAACGAGAGAAAAACGGGGAGCGAGATTCACACAAAAATAGAGAACGAGAGAAAAACGGGGAGCGAGATTCACACAAAGATAGAGAACGAGTGCGGGACAaggacagagagcgagagagggacAAGCGAAGAGACCGAAACAAAGAGCatgaacgagagagagagcgagagcttCAGAAGGAGgctgaagaaaagaagaaggagaaaaccGCGAAAA AGACTCGAGCTGCAGAGGAAGTGAACAAGCAGAAATCTCACCCACAGGAGCTGGACAGAAATCACAAAGCTGAACCAGTGGAG ACTGAAAGAGACGACCTAGATGAG CTATCAGATGCTTCTCCAAACCAG ATGGATGGTCCTGCAAGAATACCCAGGCCCTCTTCTGCCAAGGGACAGAGACGCCGGCCTAAATCAGGAGCTCCAG ATGAATCAGACAGTGATGGAG CAGGTGACAACCCTCCAGTGGATAAACCAGTTCATCTTGAAAATGGAGATGCATCAAATGCTTTACCACCACATACAACCCACAG cagcaggaggatAGCAAGGCCCAGTAGCGCGAGACCGGCCCCACCCCGAGTGAGGAAGCAGGAGAGCTACACTGATGTAGGCCCAATGGATAG ACTGGGCAGTGCCAAGCCTCCCTCTGCAGTCATCATGGATGGCAAAAAGCTTtcggaggatgaggatgatgaagatgggcAGTTTGTTGTGGAGGAGGCTGGTCCACTTCCCCCTGACATGCCTGAGCTAGAGATA GGTCCATCAATTGAACTGCAAGGTGATGAGAAACACG GTGGGCTTGTGAGGAAAATCCTGGAAACTAAGAAGGATTATGAATCCTCACCCTCGGCTATAAAGTCGAAAGACCAG GATCGGACACCGGTGCTGGAGGCGGCTCGTAAGAAGGAGCACGAGTTAGTGGCGAGAGAGATCGAGCGTCTACGAACCTCCGTCCAGAATGTGTGTCGCAGTGCTTTGCCTTTAGGCAAGATCATGGACTACATCCAGGAGGACATGGACTCCATGCAGAATGAGCTGCAGAACTGGAAACGTGAGAACAAAGAACATGCAGAGGCTCTGATGCAGGAACAGag GATCACCGACAGTGCTGTGAAACCCTTGAAGGCTGAACTGGCTGAGTTGGAGCAGCTCATCATAGAACAGCAGAGCAAGATTTGCACCATCAAATCCAACATCCTGCAGAATGAAGAAAAGATTCGaaagatggtgtccagcatcaACGTCTCGCAAACGTGA
- the traf3ip1 gene encoding TRAF3-interacting protein 1 isoform X3 — protein sequence MNASVAKKTQETLGKVIKKPPLTEKLLSKPPFRYLHDIVSEVIRTTGFMKGLYGEAEMKSDNVKDKDSKIVFLQKVIDVVMLVSGEPVAAKPARIVAGHEPEKTNELLQAIAKCCLNKLSSDEAVRHVLAGDKVDLKGKASTSRSQGKENREEKISVNTELKDPDLPKDQESRRRSEKERHRDGERTENTRERDRTKDRDRDKDKSRDRDKEKVRDRDRVRDQEKEKTRDRDRGGTKDREREKNGERDSHKNREREKNGERDSHKNREREKNGERDSHKDRERVRDKDRERERDKRRDRNKEHERERERELQKEAEEKKKEKTAKKTRAAEEVNKQKSHPQELDRNHKAEPVETERDDLDELSDASPNQMDGPARIPRPSSAKGQRRRPKSGAPDESDSDGGDNPPVDKPVHLENGDASNALPPHTTHSSSRRIARPSSARPAPPRVRKQESYTDVGPMDRLGSAKPPSAVIMDGKKLSEDEDDEDGQFVVEEAGPLPPDMPELEIGPSIELQGDEKHGGLVRKILETKKDYESSPSAIKSKDQDRTPVLEAARKKEHELVAREIERLRTSVQNVCRSALPLGKIMDYIQEDMDSMQNELQNWKRENKEHAEALMQEQRITDSAVKPLKAELAELEQLIIEQQSKICTIKSNILQNEEKIRKMVSSINVSQT from the exons ATGAACGCGTCAGTGGCCAAAAAGACGCAGGAAACACTGGGCAAAGTGATAAAGAAACCCCCGCTAACTGAGAAACTGCTGAGCAAGCCGCCTTTTCGGTACCTGCACGATATAGTGAGCGAG GTGATTCGCACCACAGGCTTTATGAAGGGCCTCTATGGAGAAGCAGAGATGAAATCAGACAATGTCAAG GATAAGGACTCGAAGATTGTGTTCCTCCAGAAGGTCATAGACGTCGTGATGCTGGTGAGTGGAGAACCCGTGGCTGCTAAGCCTGCACGGATAGTGGCCGGCCACGAACCCGAGAAAACCAACGAGCTGCTCCAGGCCATTGCCAAGTGCTGCCTCAACAAG CTGTCCAGTGATGAGGCTGTAAGGCATGTCCTGGCGGGAGACAAAGTGGACCTAAAAGGGAAAGCCAGCACCTCAAGGTCTCAGGGCAAAGAGAACAGAGAA GAGAAGATCAGTGTGAACACTGAGCTTAAAGATCCAGACCTGCCCAAGGACCAggagagcaggaggaggagtgaAAAAGAACGACACCGAGATGGAGAGAGGACTGAAAATACCCGGGAAAGAGACAGGACAAAGGACAGAGATCGGGATAAAGACAAAAGCCGTGACAGGGATAAAGAAAAAGTCAGAGATCGGGATAGAGTCAGGGAccaagaaaaagagaagaccCGGGACAGAGATAGGGGTGGGACCAAAGACAGAGAACGAGAGAAAAACGGGGAGCGAGATTCACACAAAAATAGAGAACGAGAGAAAAACGGGGAGCGAGATTCACACAAAAATAGAGAACGAGAGAAAAACGGGGAGCGAGATTCACACAAAGATAGAGAACGAGTGCGGGACAaggacagagagcgagagagggacAAGCGAAGAGACCGAAACAAAGAGCatgaacgagagagagagcgagagcttCAGAAGGAGgctgaagaaaagaagaaggagaaaaccGCGAAAA AGACTCGAGCTGCAGAGGAAGTGAACAAGCAGAAATCTCACCCACAGGAGCTGGACAGAAATCACAAAGCTGAACCAGTGGAG ACTGAAAGAGACGACCTAGATGAG CTATCAGATGCTTCTCCAAACCAG ATGGATGGTCCTGCAAGAATACCCAGGCCCTCTTCTGCCAAGGGACAGAGACGCCGGCCTAAATCAGGAGCTCCAG ATGAATCAGACAGTGATGGAG GTGACAACCCTCCAGTGGATAAACCAGTTCATCTTGAAAATGGAGATGCATCAAATGCTTTACCACCACATACAACCCACAG cagcagcaggaggatAGCAAGGCCCAGTAGCGCGAGACCGGCCCCACCCCGAGTGAGGAAGCAGGAGAGCTACACTGATGTAGGCCCAATGGATAG ACTGGGCAGTGCCAAGCCTCCCTCTGCAGTCATCATGGATGGCAAAAAGCTTtcggaggatgaggatgatgaagatgggcAGTTTGTTGTGGAGGAGGCTGGTCCACTTCCCCCTGACATGCCTGAGCTAGAGATA GGTCCATCAATTGAACTGCAAGGTGATGAGAAACACG GTGGGCTTGTGAGGAAAATCCTGGAAACTAAGAAGGATTATGAATCCTCACCCTCGGCTATAAAGTCGAAAGACCAG GATCGGACACCGGTGCTGGAGGCGGCTCGTAAGAAGGAGCACGAGTTAGTGGCGAGAGAGATCGAGCGTCTACGAACCTCCGTCCAGAATGTGTGTCGCAGTGCTTTGCCTTTAGGCAAGATCATGGACTACATCCAGGAGGACATGGACTCCATGCAGAATGAGCTGCAGAACTGGAAACGTGAGAACAAAGAACATGCAGAGGCTCTGATGCAGGAACAGag GATCACCGACAGTGCTGTGAAACCCTTGAAGGCTGAACTGGCTGAGTTGGAGCAGCTCATCATAGAACAGCAGAGCAAGATTTGCACCATCAAATCCAACATCCTGCAGAATGAAGAAAAGATTCGaaagatggtgtccagcatcaACGTCTCGCAAACGTGA
- the traf3ip1 gene encoding TRAF3-interacting protein 1 isoform X4: MNASVAKKTQETLGKVIKKPPLTEKLLSKPPFRYLHDIVSEVIRTTGFMKGLYGEAEMKSDNVKDKDSKIVFLQKVIDVVMLVSGEPVAAKPARIVAGHEPEKTNELLQAIAKCCLNKLSSDEAVRHVLAGDKVDLKGKASTSRSQGKENREEKISVNTELKDPDLPKDQESRRRSEKERHRDGERTENTRERDRTKDRDRDKDKSRDRDKEKVRDRDRVRDQEKEKTRDRDRGGTKDREREKNGERDSHKNREREKNGERDSHKNREREKNGERDSHKDRERVRDKDRERERDKRRDRNKEHERERERELQKEAEEKKKEKTAKKTRAAEEVNKQKSHPQELDRNHKAEPVETERDDLDELSDASPNQMDGPARIPRPSSAKGQRRRPKSGAPDESDSDGGDNPPVDKPVHLENGDASNALPPHTTHSSRRIARPSSARPAPPRVRKQESYTDVGPMDRLGSAKPPSAVIMDGKKLSEDEDDEDGQFVVEEAGPLPPDMPELEIGPSIELQGDEKHGGLVRKILETKKDYESSPSAIKSKDQDRTPVLEAARKKEHELVAREIERLRTSVQNVCRSALPLGKIMDYIQEDMDSMQNELQNWKRENKEHAEALMQEQRITDSAVKPLKAELAELEQLIIEQQSKICTIKSNILQNEEKIRKMVSSINVSQT, from the exons ATGAACGCGTCAGTGGCCAAAAAGACGCAGGAAACACTGGGCAAAGTGATAAAGAAACCCCCGCTAACTGAGAAACTGCTGAGCAAGCCGCCTTTTCGGTACCTGCACGATATAGTGAGCGAG GTGATTCGCACCACAGGCTTTATGAAGGGCCTCTATGGAGAAGCAGAGATGAAATCAGACAATGTCAAG GATAAGGACTCGAAGATTGTGTTCCTCCAGAAGGTCATAGACGTCGTGATGCTGGTGAGTGGAGAACCCGTGGCTGCTAAGCCTGCACGGATAGTGGCCGGCCACGAACCCGAGAAAACCAACGAGCTGCTCCAGGCCATTGCCAAGTGCTGCCTCAACAAG CTGTCCAGTGATGAGGCTGTAAGGCATGTCCTGGCGGGAGACAAAGTGGACCTAAAAGGGAAAGCCAGCACCTCAAGGTCTCAGGGCAAAGAGAACAGAGAA GAGAAGATCAGTGTGAACACTGAGCTTAAAGATCCAGACCTGCCCAAGGACCAggagagcaggaggaggagtgaAAAAGAACGACACCGAGATGGAGAGAGGACTGAAAATACCCGGGAAAGAGACAGGACAAAGGACAGAGATCGGGATAAAGACAAAAGCCGTGACAGGGATAAAGAAAAAGTCAGAGATCGGGATAGAGTCAGGGAccaagaaaaagagaagaccCGGGACAGAGATAGGGGTGGGACCAAAGACAGAGAACGAGAGAAAAACGGGGAGCGAGATTCACACAAAAATAGAGAACGAGAGAAAAACGGGGAGCGAGATTCACACAAAAATAGAGAACGAGAGAAAAACGGGGAGCGAGATTCACACAAAGATAGAGAACGAGTGCGGGACAaggacagagagcgagagagggacAAGCGAAGAGACCGAAACAAAGAGCatgaacgagagagagagcgagagcttCAGAAGGAGgctgaagaaaagaagaaggagaaaaccGCGAAAA AGACTCGAGCTGCAGAGGAAGTGAACAAGCAGAAATCTCACCCACAGGAGCTGGACAGAAATCACAAAGCTGAACCAGTGGAG ACTGAAAGAGACGACCTAGATGAG CTATCAGATGCTTCTCCAAACCAG ATGGATGGTCCTGCAAGAATACCCAGGCCCTCTTCTGCCAAGGGACAGAGACGCCGGCCTAAATCAGGAGCTCCAG ATGAATCAGACAGTGATGGAG GTGACAACCCTCCAGTGGATAAACCAGTTCATCTTGAAAATGGAGATGCATCAAATGCTTTACCACCACATACAACCCACAG cagcaggaggatAGCAAGGCCCAGTAGCGCGAGACCGGCCCCACCCCGAGTGAGGAAGCAGGAGAGCTACACTGATGTAGGCCCAATGGATAG ACTGGGCAGTGCCAAGCCTCCCTCTGCAGTCATCATGGATGGCAAAAAGCTTtcggaggatgaggatgatgaagatgggcAGTTTGTTGTGGAGGAGGCTGGTCCACTTCCCCCTGACATGCCTGAGCTAGAGATA GGTCCATCAATTGAACTGCAAGGTGATGAGAAACACG GTGGGCTTGTGAGGAAAATCCTGGAAACTAAGAAGGATTATGAATCCTCACCCTCGGCTATAAAGTCGAAAGACCAG GATCGGACACCGGTGCTGGAGGCGGCTCGTAAGAAGGAGCACGAGTTAGTGGCGAGAGAGATCGAGCGTCTACGAACCTCCGTCCAGAATGTGTGTCGCAGTGCTTTGCCTTTAGGCAAGATCATGGACTACATCCAGGAGGACATGGACTCCATGCAGAATGAGCTGCAGAACTGGAAACGTGAGAACAAAGAACATGCAGAGGCTCTGATGCAGGAACAGag GATCACCGACAGTGCTGTGAAACCCTTGAAGGCTGAACTGGCTGAGTTGGAGCAGCTCATCATAGAACAGCAGAGCAAGATTTGCACCATCAAATCCAACATCCTGCAGAATGAAGAAAAGATTCGaaagatggtgtccagcatcaACGTCTCGCAAACGTGA
- the traf3ip1 gene encoding TRAF3-interacting protein 1 isoform X1: MNASVAKKTQETLGKVIKKPPLTEKLLSKPPFRYLHDIVSEVIRTTGFMKGLYGEAEMKSDNVKDKDSKIVFLQKVIDVVMLVSGEPVAAKPARIVAGHEPEKTNELLQAIAKCCLNKLSSDEAVRHVLAGDKVDLKGKASTSRSQGKENREEKISVNTELKDPDLPKDQESRRRSEKERHRDGERTENTRERDRTKDRDRDKDKSRDRDKEKVRDRDRVRDQEKEKTRDRDRGGTKDREREKNGERDSHKNREREKNGERDSHKNREREKNGERDSHKDRERVRDKDRERERDKRRDRNKEHERERERELQKEAEEKKKEKTAKKTRAAEEVNKQKSHPQELDRNHKAEPVETERDDLDELSDASPNQMDGPARIPRPSSAKGQRRRPKSGAPDESDSDGAGDNPPVDKPVHLENGDASNALPPHTTHSSSRRIARPSSARPAPPRVRKQESYTDVGPMDRLGSAKPPSAVIMDGKKLSEDEDDEDGQFVVEEAGPLPPDMPELEIGPSIELQGDEKHGGLVRKILETKKDYESSPSAIKSKDQDRTPVLEAARKKEHELVAREIERLRTSVQNVCRSALPLGKIMDYIQEDMDSMQNELQNWKRENKEHAEALMQEQRITDSAVKPLKAELAELEQLIIEQQSKICTIKSNILQNEEKIRKMVSSINVSQT; the protein is encoded by the exons ATGAACGCGTCAGTGGCCAAAAAGACGCAGGAAACACTGGGCAAAGTGATAAAGAAACCCCCGCTAACTGAGAAACTGCTGAGCAAGCCGCCTTTTCGGTACCTGCACGATATAGTGAGCGAG GTGATTCGCACCACAGGCTTTATGAAGGGCCTCTATGGAGAAGCAGAGATGAAATCAGACAATGTCAAG GATAAGGACTCGAAGATTGTGTTCCTCCAGAAGGTCATAGACGTCGTGATGCTGGTGAGTGGAGAACCCGTGGCTGCTAAGCCTGCACGGATAGTGGCCGGCCACGAACCCGAGAAAACCAACGAGCTGCTCCAGGCCATTGCCAAGTGCTGCCTCAACAAG CTGTCCAGTGATGAGGCTGTAAGGCATGTCCTGGCGGGAGACAAAGTGGACCTAAAAGGGAAAGCCAGCACCTCAAGGTCTCAGGGCAAAGAGAACAGAGAA GAGAAGATCAGTGTGAACACTGAGCTTAAAGATCCAGACCTGCCCAAGGACCAggagagcaggaggaggagtgaAAAAGAACGACACCGAGATGGAGAGAGGACTGAAAATACCCGGGAAAGAGACAGGACAAAGGACAGAGATCGGGATAAAGACAAAAGCCGTGACAGGGATAAAGAAAAAGTCAGAGATCGGGATAGAGTCAGGGAccaagaaaaagagaagaccCGGGACAGAGATAGGGGTGGGACCAAAGACAGAGAACGAGAGAAAAACGGGGAGCGAGATTCACACAAAAATAGAGAACGAGAGAAAAACGGGGAGCGAGATTCACACAAAAATAGAGAACGAGAGAAAAACGGGGAGCGAGATTCACACAAAGATAGAGAACGAGTGCGGGACAaggacagagagcgagagagggacAAGCGAAGAGACCGAAACAAAGAGCatgaacgagagagagagcgagagcttCAGAAGGAGgctgaagaaaagaagaaggagaaaaccGCGAAAA AGACTCGAGCTGCAGAGGAAGTGAACAAGCAGAAATCTCACCCACAGGAGCTGGACAGAAATCACAAAGCTGAACCAGTGGAG ACTGAAAGAGACGACCTAGATGAG CTATCAGATGCTTCTCCAAACCAG ATGGATGGTCCTGCAAGAATACCCAGGCCCTCTTCTGCCAAGGGACAGAGACGCCGGCCTAAATCAGGAGCTCCAG ATGAATCAGACAGTGATGGAG CAGGTGACAACCCTCCAGTGGATAAACCAGTTCATCTTGAAAATGGAGATGCATCAAATGCTTTACCACCACATACAACCCACAG cagcagcaggaggatAGCAAGGCCCAGTAGCGCGAGACCGGCCCCACCCCGAGTGAGGAAGCAGGAGAGCTACACTGATGTAGGCCCAATGGATAG ACTGGGCAGTGCCAAGCCTCCCTCTGCAGTCATCATGGATGGCAAAAAGCTTtcggaggatgaggatgatgaagatgggcAGTTTGTTGTGGAGGAGGCTGGTCCACTTCCCCCTGACATGCCTGAGCTAGAGATA GGTCCATCAATTGAACTGCAAGGTGATGAGAAACACG GTGGGCTTGTGAGGAAAATCCTGGAAACTAAGAAGGATTATGAATCCTCACCCTCGGCTATAAAGTCGAAAGACCAG GATCGGACACCGGTGCTGGAGGCGGCTCGTAAGAAGGAGCACGAGTTAGTGGCGAGAGAGATCGAGCGTCTACGAACCTCCGTCCAGAATGTGTGTCGCAGTGCTTTGCCTTTAGGCAAGATCATGGACTACATCCAGGAGGACATGGACTCCATGCAGAATGAGCTGCAGAACTGGAAACGTGAGAACAAAGAACATGCAGAGGCTCTGATGCAGGAACAGag GATCACCGACAGTGCTGTGAAACCCTTGAAGGCTGAACTGGCTGAGTTGGAGCAGCTCATCATAGAACAGCAGAGCAAGATTTGCACCATCAAATCCAACATCCTGCAGAATGAAGAAAAGATTCGaaagatggtgtccagcatcaACGTCTCGCAAACGTGA
- the traf3ip1 gene encoding TRAF3-interacting protein 1 isoform X7, translated as MNASVAKKTQETLGKVIKKPPLTEKLLSKPPFRYLHDIVSEVIRTTGFMKGLYGEAEMKSDNVKDKDSKIVFLQKVIDVVMLVSGEPVAAKPARIVAGHEPEKTNELLQAIAKCCLNKLSSDEAVRHVLAGDKVDLKGKASTSRSQGKENREEKISVNTELKDPDLPKDQESRRRSEKERHRDGERTENTRERDRTKDRDRDKDKSRDRDKEKVRDRDRVRDQEKEKTRDRDRGGTKDREREKNGERDSHKNREREKNGERDSHKNREREKNGERDSHKDRERVRDKDRERERDKRRDRNKEHERERERELQKEAEEKKKEKTAKKTRAAEEVNKQKSHPQELDRNHKAEPVEMDGPARIPRPSSAKGQRRRPKSGAPDESDSDGGDNPPVDKPVHLENGDASNALPPHTTHSSSRRIARPSSARPAPPRVRKQESYTDVGPMDRLGSAKPPSAVIMDGKKLSEDEDDEDGQFVVEEAGPLPPDMPELEIGPSIELQGDEKHGGLVRKILETKKDYESSPSAIKSKDQDRTPVLEAARKKEHELVAREIERLRTSVQNVCRSALPLGKIMDYIQEDMDSMQNELQNWKRENKEHAEALMQEQRITDSAVKPLKAELAELEQLIIEQQSKICTIKSNILQNEEKIRKMVSSINVSQT; from the exons ATGAACGCGTCAGTGGCCAAAAAGACGCAGGAAACACTGGGCAAAGTGATAAAGAAACCCCCGCTAACTGAGAAACTGCTGAGCAAGCCGCCTTTTCGGTACCTGCACGATATAGTGAGCGAG GTGATTCGCACCACAGGCTTTATGAAGGGCCTCTATGGAGAAGCAGAGATGAAATCAGACAATGTCAAG GATAAGGACTCGAAGATTGTGTTCCTCCAGAAGGTCATAGACGTCGTGATGCTGGTGAGTGGAGAACCCGTGGCTGCTAAGCCTGCACGGATAGTGGCCGGCCACGAACCCGAGAAAACCAACGAGCTGCTCCAGGCCATTGCCAAGTGCTGCCTCAACAAG CTGTCCAGTGATGAGGCTGTAAGGCATGTCCTGGCGGGAGACAAAGTGGACCTAAAAGGGAAAGCCAGCACCTCAAGGTCTCAGGGCAAAGAGAACAGAGAA GAGAAGATCAGTGTGAACACTGAGCTTAAAGATCCAGACCTGCCCAAGGACCAggagagcaggaggaggagtgaAAAAGAACGACACCGAGATGGAGAGAGGACTGAAAATACCCGGGAAAGAGACAGGACAAAGGACAGAGATCGGGATAAAGACAAAAGCCGTGACAGGGATAAAGAAAAAGTCAGAGATCGGGATAGAGTCAGGGAccaagaaaaagagaagaccCGGGACAGAGATAGGGGTGGGACCAAAGACAGAGAACGAGAGAAAAACGGGGAGCGAGATTCACACAAAAATAGAGAACGAGAGAAAAACGGGGAGCGAGATTCACACAAAAATAGAGAACGAGAGAAAAACGGGGAGCGAGATTCACACAAAGATAGAGAACGAGTGCGGGACAaggacagagagcgagagagggacAAGCGAAGAGACCGAAACAAAGAGCatgaacgagagagagagcgagagcttCAGAAGGAGgctgaagaaaagaagaaggagaaaaccGCGAAAA AGACTCGAGCTGCAGAGGAAGTGAACAAGCAGAAATCTCACCCACAGGAGCTGGACAGAAATCACAAAGCTGAACCAGTGGAG ATGGATGGTCCTGCAAGAATACCCAGGCCCTCTTCTGCCAAGGGACAGAGACGCCGGCCTAAATCAGGAGCTCCAG ATGAATCAGACAGTGATGGAG GTGACAACCCTCCAGTGGATAAACCAGTTCATCTTGAAAATGGAGATGCATCAAATGCTTTACCACCACATACAACCCACAG cagcagcaggaggatAGCAAGGCCCAGTAGCGCGAGACCGGCCCCACCCCGAGTGAGGAAGCAGGAGAGCTACACTGATGTAGGCCCAATGGATAG ACTGGGCAGTGCCAAGCCTCCCTCTGCAGTCATCATGGATGGCAAAAAGCTTtcggaggatgaggatgatgaagatgggcAGTTTGTTGTGGAGGAGGCTGGTCCACTTCCCCCTGACATGCCTGAGCTAGAGATA GGTCCATCAATTGAACTGCAAGGTGATGAGAAACACG GTGGGCTTGTGAGGAAAATCCTGGAAACTAAGAAGGATTATGAATCCTCACCCTCGGCTATAAAGTCGAAAGACCAG GATCGGACACCGGTGCTGGAGGCGGCTCGTAAGAAGGAGCACGAGTTAGTGGCGAGAGAGATCGAGCGTCTACGAACCTCCGTCCAGAATGTGTGTCGCAGTGCTTTGCCTTTAGGCAAGATCATGGACTACATCCAGGAGGACATGGACTCCATGCAGAATGAGCTGCAGAACTGGAAACGTGAGAACAAAGAACATGCAGAGGCTCTGATGCAGGAACAGag GATCACCGACAGTGCTGTGAAACCCTTGAAGGCTGAACTGGCTGAGTTGGAGCAGCTCATCATAGAACAGCAGAGCAAGATTTGCACCATCAAATCCAACATCCTGCAGAATGAAGAAAAGATTCGaaagatggtgtccagcatcaACGTCTCGCAAACGTGA